One genomic region from Spirulina subsalsa PCC 9445 encodes:
- a CDS encoding RNA-guided endonuclease InsQ/TnpB family protein has translation MRSVVKVRIYPTTEQQVALSKAFGCARWWNYALNLNNETYKATGKGLSRQGYNDRLPALKKEFPWLAQCYSQVLQSVSLNLSQAFINFFEGRAQYPNFKSKHGKQSIQYPQHVKLLDKAIKLPKIGDVKAKLHRVFDGKLKTVTVSMSRTGKYYASLLVDDGLPEPEISSQGKAVGIDLGLAHFAITSDGSKFDNPKPLKKREKNLKRKQQKLSRKQKGSKRRAKAKRIVARVHERIANTRKDFQHKLSRKLVNENQVIVVEDLAVKNMVKNHNLAKAISDCGWSEFTRQLKYKAEKDGKTYLEIGRFFPSSKTCHVCLNQIDSLPLDVRSWECPNCKTQHDRDVNAAINIRDEGLRILSLGTSDTAQGGNVRPKRGRKSSVEAVAVELGSPVPLWAG, from the coding sequence ATGAGAAGTGTTGTTAAGGTCAGAATCTATCCAACCACTGAGCAGCAAGTAGCCTTGTCAAAGGCGTTTGGCTGTGCTAGGTGGTGGAACTACGCTCTAAACCTGAACAATGAAACCTACAAAGCAACCGGGAAGGGACTGTCAAGACAGGGGTATAACGACCGCTTACCAGCACTCAAAAAGGAGTTTCCTTGGTTGGCCCAATGTTATTCCCAAGTTCTCCAGTCTGTATCCCTGAATCTTTCTCAGGCGTTTATCAACTTCTTTGAGGGAAGAGCTCAATATCCCAACTTCAAGAGCAAGCATGGTAAGCAATCAATCCAGTATCCGCAGCACGTCAAGTTGTTGGATAAAGCGATTAAATTGCCTAAAATCGGTGATGTCAAAGCAAAACTTCATCGTGTTTTTGATGGTAAGCTGAAGACCGTTACCGTCAGCATGAGTAGGACGGGCAAATACTACGCCTCTTTGCTTGTTGACGATGGACTACCTGAACCTGAAATAAGCAGCCAAGGTAAAGCGGTTGGGATTGACCTAGGGTTAGCCCATTTTGCCATTACGTCTGATGGTTCTAAATTTGATAATCCCAAACCGCTCAAGAAGAGAGAGAAAAACCTGAAACGCAAGCAGCAAAAGTTATCTCGTAAACAGAAGGGTTCAAAGCGTCGGGCTAAAGCAAAACGTATCGTAGCGCGAGTGCATGAGCGGATTGCTAACACTCGCAAAGACTTCCAGCACAAACTCTCCCGCAAATTGGTGAACGAAAATCAAGTCATCGTTGTGGAAGACCTAGCAGTTAAAAACATGGTGAAAAACCACAATCTAGCCAAAGCGATTTCAGATTGTGGATGGTCAGAATTCACCAGACAGTTAAAGTACAAGGCTGAAAAAGACGGGAAAACCTATCTAGAAATTGGTCGGTTTTTCCCGTCCAGTAAGACTTGTCATGTATGCCTCAATCAGATTGATAGTCTGCCTCTTGATGTTCGTAGTTGGGAATGCCCCAATTGCAAAACCCAACATGACAGAGACGTAAATGCAGCTATCAATATTCGAGATGAAGGCTTACGAATATTATCGTTGGGAACCAGCGATACTGCCCAAGGAGGCAATGTAAGACCAAAGCGGGGGCGTAAGTCATCCGTAGAGGCGGTTGCTGTTGAGTTGGGAAGCCCCGTCCCCTTGTGGGCGGGGTAG
- a CDS encoding TolB family protein, with amino-acid sequence MDKSAFSPFPRKPSRLWLKLLPLLTLLTSCASYPRVLNFPYDIGGRGLNSPNSELTPHIASEYIVFTSDRNRSQDVYLFDASKRQLVELPGLNALDATASHPAISEDGRYIVYASSRLGRSDIYLYDRETGLNRNLTEGLQAQVRHPTINGDGSIIAFEANKDGQWDILVYDSSGQPLR; translated from the coding sequence TTGGACAAAAGTGCATTCTCCCCATTCCCTCGTAAACCATCGCGCCTTTGGTTAAAACTCCTCCCCCTCCTCACTCTCCTAACTAGCTGTGCCAGTTACCCCAGAGTGCTAAATTTCCCCTACGATATCGGGGGACGAGGCCTCAATAGTCCCAATTCTGAACTTACCCCTCACATTGCCTCAGAATATATTGTTTTTACCTCAGACCGTAACCGTTCCCAAGATGTGTATTTATTCGATGCCAGTAAGCGGCAACTGGTGGAACTTCCCGGACTCAATGCCTTAGATGCCACAGCCTCTCATCCGGCCATTTCTGAAGATGGGCGCTATATTGTTTATGCTTCCAGTCGTTTGGGACGGTCTGATATTTATTTATATGACCGGGAAACAGGACTCAATCGCAATCTTACCGAAGGATTACAGGCCCAAGTGCGACACCCAACGATTAACGGAGATGGGTCAATTATCGCTTTTGAGGCCAATAAAGATGGACAATGGGATATTTTAGTCTATGATTCCTCCGGCCAGCCTCTGCGTTAA
- a CDS encoding cytosine deaminase, with protein sequence MILSDFSHYWLNNAHCPPCFLPPQFASKPTEEGFCQVNLEIKQGKIQQILPATESGLLPNTISSWDLKKRIILPCFVDIHTHLDKGHISRRTPNLLGTFAEAVKIIREDCREFWQAEDLYRRMEFGLKCSYAHGTQAIRTHLDVIEQQYNITFEVFKTLQKEWKNQIFLQPSSLFPVENFLTEEGVKIADEVAELGGILGAVVYPHREVDRQLDRMFELAMERGLDVDFHVDETDDPQSQCLLQVAEAVLRRSFSGRVLCGHCCSLAVQSPAVAQRTMEAVQRAGIAVVSLPMCNLYLQGREGGKTPRWRGVTLVHELKGQGIPVLFASDNCRDPFFAFGDHDVLEVFNQSVRIAQLNPNYSDWIESVTTAPAQVMGLGEQGGLKPGAGADLIIFRARYWEELLSRSQRDRIVLRQGQPIDTTLPDYEELDDLKRLPGTPHPLVGGDERPVNQAVQCRAD encoded by the coding sequence ATGATATTATCTGATTTCTCCCATTATTGGTTAAACAATGCCCACTGTCCCCCTTGTTTTTTACCGCCGCAATTTGCCTCTAAACCCACAGAGGAGGGATTTTGTCAAGTTAATTTAGAAATTAAACAGGGAAAAATTCAGCAGATTTTACCCGCCACGGAGTCCGGTTTATTGCCAAATACTATCTCGTCATGGGATTTGAAAAAGCGGATTATTTTACCTTGTTTTGTCGATATTCATACCCATTTAGATAAAGGTCATATTAGCCGCAGAACACCTAATTTACTGGGAACTTTTGCCGAGGCCGTGAAAATTATTCGGGAGGATTGCCGTGAGTTTTGGCAAGCAGAGGATCTTTATCGACGGATGGAATTTGGCTTAAAGTGTAGCTATGCTCATGGAACTCAAGCGATTCGTACTCATCTTGATGTTATAGAGCAACAATATAATATTACGTTTGAAGTGTTTAAGACTTTACAAAAGGAGTGGAAAAATCAGATATTTTTACAACCCTCTTCTTTATTTCCGGTGGAGAACTTTCTGACAGAGGAGGGGGTAAAGATAGCGGATGAGGTGGCAGAATTGGGGGGAATTTTGGGGGCGGTTGTTTATCCTCATCGGGAGGTTGATCGGCAACTGGATCGGATGTTTGAATTGGCGATGGAACGGGGGCTAGATGTAGATTTTCATGTGGACGAAACCGATGATCCCCAGTCCCAATGCTTGTTACAAGTGGCGGAAGCGGTGCTACGTCGTAGTTTTTCGGGGCGGGTGCTATGTGGTCATTGTTGTAGCTTGGCGGTGCAGTCTCCGGCAGTGGCTCAGAGGACGATGGAAGCGGTGCAGAGGGCGGGGATTGCGGTGGTGAGTCTACCGATGTGTAATTTGTATTTACAGGGGCGAGAAGGGGGAAAAACCCCCCGTTGGCGAGGGGTGACGCTGGTGCATGAGTTGAAGGGGCAAGGGATTCCGGTGTTGTTTGCCAGTGATAATTGTCGGGATCCCTTTTTTGCCTTTGGGGATCATGATGTGTTGGAGGTGTTTAATCAGTCGGTGCGAATTGCTCAGTTAAATCCAAATTATAGTGACTGGATTGAGTCGGTGACGACGGCGCCGGCGCAGGTAATGGGATTGGGGGAGCAGGGCGGTTTGAAACCGGGGGCAGGGGCGGATTTGATTATTTTTCGGGCGCGGTATTGGGAGGAGTTGTTATCTCGTTCTCAGCGCGATCGCATCGTTCTCCGTCAAGGTCAGCCCATTGATACCACACTTCCCGATTATGAGGAGTTGGACGATTTAAAAAGATTGCCGGGAACTCCCCATCCCCTCGTGGGTGGGGATGAAAGGCCAGTCAATCAAGCGGTTCAATGCCGCGCAGATTGA
- the blaOXA gene encoding class D beta-lactamase, whose protein sequence is MGELPVQLEVKTPQYLSQTSQSINFERHFQDLNVEGSILIYDSQNNRRFEHNPQRNTTPFPTASTFKILNSLIALETGVIADDLALLTWDGIERTLPQWNRDLNLREAFKISGVWFYQVLARRVGYERMRNWINQVEYGNQNIGRPEDIDQFWLEGQLQVTPQQQVDFLQRFYNNQLPFSSRSVSLVKDIMIMEKTPAYTLSGKTGWFGFGNPNVINIGWYVGYLETSDNVYFFATNIEMKEQQDAAARLELTRRCLQDLGAF, encoded by the coding sequence ATGGGAGAACTCCCGGTTCAGCTTGAAGTAAAAACGCCACAGTACCTGAGCCAAACCTCTCAATCTATTAACTTTGAGCGACATTTTCAAGACCTTAACGTTGAGGGGTCAATCTTGATTTATGATTCCCAAAATAATCGCCGTTTTGAACATAACCCTCAACGGAATACTACCCCTTTCCCTACAGCATCCACCTTTAAAATTCTCAATTCCTTGATTGCCCTAGAAACAGGTGTCATTGCCGATGATTTAGCCCTCTTAACGTGGGATGGGATTGAACGCACACTACCCCAATGGAATCGGGATCTAAACCTGCGAGAAGCGTTTAAAATATCCGGGGTTTGGTTCTATCAAGTTTTAGCCCGACGGGTAGGGTATGAAAGGATGCGAAACTGGATTAATCAAGTTGAATATGGCAATCAAAATATAGGTCGTCCAGAGGATATTGACCAATTTTGGTTAGAAGGACAATTACAAGTGACTCCTCAACAACAAGTTGATTTTTTGCAGCGTTTTTATAACAATCAATTGCCTTTCTCTTCTCGTTCCGTTAGTCTGGTAAAAGATATTATGATTATGGAAAAAACGCCAGCCTATACCCTTTCAGGAAAAACGGGTTGGTTCGGGTTTGGTAATCCTAATGTAATCAATATTGGCTGGTATGTAGGATATTTAGAAACTTCGGATAATGTTTACTTTTTCGCCACGAATATTGAGATGAAAGAACAACAAGACGCGGCGGCACGTCTTGAATTAACCCGTCGCTGTCTCCAAGATTTAGGAGCATTCTAG
- a CDS encoding TolB family protein: MSPQIPTGGLNSQAPEEYPSYSADGRYLAFASERNGHRDIFLYDLQNRTLVSLPNLNRRDSSQDQPALSQDGRFLAYISTERGRSDVFVYDRQTGRSQLLTANSRGSARHPTITGDGRQIAFQTSELGQWNIAVVENNAAP; this comes from the coding sequence GTGAGTCCTCAAATTCCCACAGGGGGATTGAATAGTCAAGCGCCGGAGGAGTACCCCAGTTATAGCGCCGATGGTCGTTATTTGGCCTTTGCTTCGGAGCGCAACGGCCACCGGGACATTTTCCTTTATGATCTGCAAAATCGAACCCTAGTAAGTTTACCGAATTTAAACCGTCGGGACTCGTCCCAAGACCAACCCGCGTTAAGTCAGGATGGGCGTTTTTTGGCTTATATTTCCACAGAACGGGGGAGGAGTGATGTTTTTGTGTATGATCGTCAAACGGGGCGATCGCAACTGCTCACGGCCAACTCCAGAGGCAGCGCCCGTCATCCCACCATTACCGGAGATGGTCGTCAGATTGCCTTCCAAACCAGTGAACTCGGACAGTGGAATATTGCTGTTGTGGAAAATAATGCCGCACCTTGA